In Necator americanus strain Aroian chromosome IV, whole genome shotgun sequence, the following proteins share a genomic window:
- a CDS encoding hypothetical protein (NECATOR_CHRIV.G15429.T1), whose product MLLAVLLRTIVALLDLGISSHSEVSYVTDAFEVAAGVEFIRDHCYGGVSRHICPLLRCCRWEVGVMAHFI is encoded by the exons ATGTTACTTGCAGTTCTACTGCGTACAATCGTCGCACTACTTGATCTTGGTATTAGTTCTCATTCCGAGG TGAGCTACGTTACTGATGCGTTTGAGGTGGCGGCGGGTGTGGAATTCATCCGCGATCATTGTTATGGTGGTGTTTCTCGTCACATCTGCCCTCTTCTACGTTGCTGTAGATGGGAGGTCGGTGTAATGGCACATTTCATATGA
- a CDS encoding hypothetical protein (NECATOR_CHRIV.G15430.T1), with protein sequence MWSASCFSLRRVQLLKPMCRMGCAASSAGLKMQLVTAAGSPDLGNRPATNTMFRQHRLSSSRAPGSARVIGTEQINPKQKMSGGDAVHYETIERGSLYGLDYRVFIKGPDGVLSPWHDVPLYADASKKIFNMIVEIPRWTNAKMEMATKEPMNPIKQDVKKGLPRFVHNIFPHKGYIWNYGALPQTWEDPNHVVPDTGAIGDNDPIDIVDIGSKIQKRGAVIQVKVLGTLALIDEGETDWKLIAIDVTDPLADQMNNIGDVERHFPGLLKATVEWFRIYKIPTGKPENQFGFNGEYKDRDYAHKIIDETSEHWKKLIKEASPKLNTQCFVEGAVHQATRESVQAAVDASAVPAAPSEIPTDVDKWHFIQA encoded by the exons ATGTGGTCTGCCTCCTGCTTCTCACTACGACGGGTTCAACTACTGAAACCAATGTGCCGAATGGGTTGTGCGGCTTCATCAGCTGGCTTGAAGATGCAGCTAGTGACAGCAGCAGGCTCACCCGATCTAGGCAATCGACCAGCGACAAACACCATGTTTCGACAACACCGGCTCAGTTCGTCGAG AGCCCCCGGATCGGCGAGGGTGATAGGCACTGAGCAAATCAATCCAAAACAAAAGATGTCAGGTGGCGATGCAGTGCACTACGAAACAATTGAGCGTGGATCTCTTTATGGATTAGATTATCGGGTTTTTATCA AGGGCCCTGATGGCGTTTTGTCCCCATGGCATGATGTACCACTCTATGCTGATGCTAGCAAAAAGATCTTTAACATGATTGTGGAGATCCCACGCTGGACGAATGCAAAAATGGAG ATGGCTACCAAGGAGCCTATGAATCCAATCAAGCAGGACGTTAAAAAGGGCTTGCCACGATTTGTGCACAACATATTTCCCCACAAAGGATACATCTGGAACTATGGAGCACTTCCTCAA ACCTGGGAGGATCCGAACCATGTTGTCCCTGACACCGGCGCTATCGGTGACAACGATCCTATTGATATAGTGGACATTGGTTCTAAAATACAGAAACGCGGAGCTGTTATCCAG GTGAAAGTACTTGGCACTCTAGCCCTTATTGATGAAGGAGAAACCGACTGGAAACTGATAGCCATAGATGTGACAGATCCGTTAGCTGATCAGATGAATAACATTGGAGATGTTGAAAGGCATTTTCCTGGATTGCTGAAG GCTACCGTTGAATGGTTCCGTATCTATAAGATCCCCACTGGAAAGCCAGAGAATCAATTCGGTTTCAACGGTGAGTACAAAGATCGCGATTATGCGCACAAGATTATCGATGAGACGAGCGAGCACTGGAAGAAGCTCATTAAAGAAGCCTCGCCGAAGCTGAATAC TCAATGCTTCGTTGAGGGTGCCGTTCACCAAGCAACCCGCGAATCCGTGCAGGCTGCAGTGGATGCGAGCGCCGTGCCAGCCGCCCCGTCCGAGATCCCCACTGATGTCGACAAATGGCACTTCATACAAGCCTGA
- a CDS encoding hypothetical protein (NECATOR_CHRIV.G15430.T2), giving the protein MFCGLCFRRDKAPGSARVIGTEQINPKQKMSGGDAVHYETIERGSLYGLDYRVFIKGPDGVLSPWHDVPLYADASKKIFNMIVEIPRWTNAKMEMATKEPMNPIKQDVKKGLPRFVHNIFPHKGYIWNYGALPQTWEDPNHVVPDTGAIGDNDPIDIVDIGSKIQKRGAVIQVKVLGTLALIDEGETDWKLIAIDVTDPLADQMNNIGDVERHFPGLLKATVEWFRIYKIPTGKPENQFGFNGEYKDRDYAHKIIDETSEHWKKLIKEASPKLNTQCFVEGAVHQATRESVQAAVDASAVPAAPSEIPTDVDKWHFIQA; this is encoded by the exons ATGTTCTGCGGGCTGTGTTTTCGTAGAGACAA AGCCCCCGGATCGGCGAGGGTGATAGGCACTGAGCAAATCAATCCAAAACAAAAGATGTCAGGTGGCGATGCAGTGCACTACGAAACAATTGAGCGTGGATCTCTTTATGGATTAGATTATCGGGTTTTTATCA AGGGCCCTGATGGCGTTTTGTCCCCATGGCATGATGTACCACTCTATGCTGATGCTAGCAAAAAGATCTTTAACATGATTGTGGAGATCCCACGCTGGACGAATGCAAAAATGGAG ATGGCTACCAAGGAGCCTATGAATCCAATCAAGCAGGACGTTAAAAAGGGCTTGCCACGATTTGTGCACAACATATTTCCCCACAAAGGATACATCTGGAACTATGGAGCACTTCCTCAA ACCTGGGAGGATCCGAACCATGTTGTCCCTGACACCGGCGCTATCGGTGACAACGATCCTATTGATATAGTGGACATTGGTTCTAAAATACAGAAACGCGGAGCTGTTATCCAG GTGAAAGTACTTGGCACTCTAGCCCTTATTGATGAAGGAGAAACCGACTGGAAACTGATAGCCATAGATGTGACAGATCCGTTAGCTGATCAGATGAATAACATTGGAGATGTTGAAAGGCATTTTCCTGGATTGCTGAAG GCTACCGTTGAATGGTTCCGTATCTATAAGATCCCCACTGGAAAGCCAGAGAATCAATTCGGTTTCAACGGTGAGTACAAAGATCGCGATTATGCGCACAAGATTATCGATGAGACGAGCGAGCACTGGAAGAAGCTCATTAAAGAAGCCTCGCCGAAGCTGAATAC TCAATGCTTCGTTGAGGGTGCCGTTCACCAAGCAACCCGCGAATCCGTGCAGGCTGCAGTGGATGCGAGCGCCGTGCCAGCCGCCCCGTCCGAGATCCCCACTGATGTCGACAAATGGCACTTCATACAAGCCTGA
- a CDS encoding hypothetical protein (NECATOR_CHRIV.G15431.T1), giving the protein MIVADTSLRLIFQYFEGSRPSNVPHKREEVEHDPPMWKKGTVVSRGDTSNPQSLGGAAEPLWTAGAAQRVLLCGGPHLTATATEFSGLFGSTSSYF; this is encoded by the coding sequence ATGATAGTTGCTGATACTTCTTTGCGGCttattttccaatattttgagGGTTCTCGACCTAGTAACGTTCCTcacaaaagagaagaagtggaACACGATCCACCTATGTGGAAAAAGGGGACCGTTGTTTCAAGAGGCGATACGAGCAACCCTCAATCATTGGGAGGAGCAGCTGAACCGTTGTGGACTGCTGGAGCCGCCCAACGCGTTCTGTTGTGCGGTGGTCCACATCTCACCGCTACTGCGacggaattttctggattatttggTTCCACATCCTCTTATTTctag
- a CDS encoding hypothetical protein (NECATOR_CHRIV.G15432.T1), which produces MTHRYCTRHMVFYRRIPRNVTLLSVACCVTYAEPCLGEMGREKDVSTRLIRPTIPEFDTSRLLLFVERWDPNWEHDASIKIFDEGIAQYMLADIESHYKYMAALILSKPSLRCRLVEEEPDDILDAEGNRITLTKPANLSNDEIKKIEYMKQILHKRGYRFE; this is translated from the exons ATGACTCACCGCTATTGTACGAGACACATGGTGTTTTATCGGAGGATTCCACGAAATGTCACACTATTGTCGGTGGCTTGTTGCGTGACATACGCGGAGCCCTGTTTAGGCGAG ATGGGACGAGAGAAAGACGTATCAACAAGGCTGATCAGACCCACCATACCCGAATTTGACACTTCacgacttcttctttttgttgaacGATGGGACCCTAACTGGGAACATGATGCGTCGATTAAG ATTTTCGACGAAGGGATTGCACAGTATATGTTGGCTGATATCGAGTCGCACTACAAATACATGGCAGCACTGATTCTGTCAAAGCCAAGTCTTCGATGTCGGCTAGTGGAAGAGGAACCGGATGATATTCTGGATGCAGAAGGGAACAGGATCACGCTG ACAAAACCAGCCAACCTTTCGAACGATGAAATTAAGAAGATCGAATACATGAAGCAAATTCTACACAAACGAGGATATCGGTTTGAATGA
- a CDS encoding hypothetical protein (NECATOR_CHRIV.G15432.T2) — MGREKDVSTRLIRPTIPEFDTSRLLLFVERWDPNWEHDASIKIFDEGIAQYMLADIESHYKYMAALILSKPSLRCRLVEEEPDDILDAEGNRITLTKPANLSNDEIKKIEYMKQILHKRGYRFE, encoded by the exons ATGGGACGAGAGAAAGACGTATCAACAAGGCTGATCAGACCCACCATACCCGAATTTGACACTTCacgacttcttctttttgttgaacGATGGGACCCTAACTGGGAACATGATGCGTCGATTAAG ATTTTCGACGAAGGGATTGCACAGTATATGTTGGCTGATATCGAGTCGCACTACAAATACATGGCAGCACTGATTCTGTCAAAGCCAAGTCTTCGATGTCGGCTAGTGGAAGAGGAACCGGATGATATTCTGGATGCAGAAGGGAACAGGATCACGCTG ACAAAACCAGCCAACCTTTCGAACGATGAAATTAAGAAGATCGAATACATGAAGCAAATTCTACACAAACGAGGATATCGGTTTGAATGA